Proteins co-encoded in one Quercus robur chromosome 8, dhQueRobu3.1, whole genome shotgun sequence genomic window:
- the LOC126695465 gene encoding protein VTE6, chloroplastic, which translates to MMISTMNSSFIMQRSSLLVYNYNHTKPVSLLPFKFQFHHSLSHSLTKSKSERTLLNLHHQNPNSISKKMVVQCALSSSVSEAVKKALIRSSSLTWESAILSNMLIFVLGLPILLSGLSLSGIASAFLLGTLTWRAFGPSAFLLVATYFIIGTAVTKVKMAQKEAQGVAEKRKGRRGPGSVIGSSAAGCICAFLSIFQVGGPAFSQLWKLGFVASFCTKLSDTVSSEIGKAYGKTTYLVTTFKTVPRGTEGAVSVEGTIAGLLASILLSFVACVMREISAPEAIICIIASQVANVGESIIGAALQEKEGFQWLNNDVVNIINISMGSIIAVLMQQLLLQKWFM; encoded by the exons atgatgatatcGACAATGAATAGTAGTTTTATTATGCAAAGGTCAAGTCTTCTTGTTTACAATTACAATCACACCAAACCCGTTTCACTTCTCCCATTCAAATTCCAATTCcaccattctctctctcattctcttacTAAAAGCAAAAGCGAAAGGACCCTATTAAACCTGCACCACCAAAACCCTAATAGTATTAGCAAGAAGATGGTGGTCCAGTGCGCTTTATCATCGTCGGTATCAGAGGCAGTTAAAAAGGCGCTGATCCGATCTTCTTCTCTCACGTGGGAGTCGGCAATCCTGAGCAACATGTTGATCTTTGTATTGGGTTTACCAATTCTGCTTTCTGGCCTCTCTCTCTCAGGGATTGCCTCTGCTTTCCTTTTGGGCACTCTCACATGGCGAGCTTTTGGTCCCTCTGCTTTCCTTCTCGTTGCCACTTACTTCATCATT GGGACAGCAGTAACGAAAGTGAAGATGGCACAAAAGGAGGCACAAGGGGTTGCTGAGAAGAGAAAGGGAAGAAGAGGACCAGGCAGTGTTATTGGTTCCAGTGCTGCTGGTTGCATCTGTgcatttctttcaatttttcaagTTGGGGGACCTGCTTTTTCTCAGCTTTGGAAACTCGGCTTTGTTGCCAGTTTTTGTACTAAGTTGAGTGATACTGTCTCAAGTGAGATAGGGAAGGCATATGGTAAAACAAC GTATCTAGTTACGACATTTAAGACAGTCCCAAGGGGAACTGAAGGGGCTGTGAGTGTCGAGGGAACCATTGCTGGACTTTTAGCATCaattcttctttcctttgttgcttGTGTCATGCGTGAG ATAAGTGCACCTGAAGCAATTATATGCATAATAGCTTCCCAGGTTGCTAATGTTGGTGAGAGCATAATAGGTGCTGCACTTCAAGAGAAGGAAGGATTTCAATGG CTCAACAACGATGTTGTCAATATTATCAATATATCAATGGGCAGCATTATAGCGGTGCTGATGCAGCAACTTCTGCTCCAAAAATGGTTCATGTGA